The Lentzea guizhouensis genome contains a region encoding:
- a CDS encoding FadR/GntR family transcriptional regulator: protein MAAHLTRRIVSGEVEDGRAPSELDISREFGVSRVVARETLKILASLDIVDVAQGRRVVVRPRAEWDYLNPLLIEWLPGEIVGELLQELHQMRWLLEPELAAMAAAGVTEETLGRLRDELDRMAALETDPNAYLEVDHEFHMEICRAADNRILDRIMYSARWLGTASRRITNEAPAALRKATADHTEIYEALVARDPARAREAMRKHLANNSTLLAEKEKQTRRATRR from the coding sequence GTGGCCGCACACCTGACCCGGCGGATCGTCAGCGGCGAGGTCGAGGACGGCCGGGCCCCGTCGGAGCTCGACATCTCCCGCGAGTTCGGCGTGTCCAGGGTGGTGGCGCGGGAGACGCTCAAGATCCTCGCCTCGCTCGACATCGTGGACGTCGCGCAGGGCCGCCGGGTCGTCGTGCGCCCCCGCGCGGAGTGGGACTACCTGAACCCGTTGCTGATCGAGTGGCTGCCGGGGGAGATCGTCGGCGAGCTGCTGCAGGAGCTGCACCAGATGCGCTGGCTGCTCGAACCGGAGCTCGCCGCGATGGCCGCGGCCGGCGTCACCGAGGAGACGCTGGGCCGGCTCAGGGACGAGCTCGACCGCATGGCGGCGTTGGAGACCGACCCCAACGCCTACCTCGAGGTCGACCACGAGTTCCACATGGAGATCTGCCGGGCGGCCGACAACCGCATCCTCGACCGGATCATGTACTCCGCCCGCTGGCTGGGCACGGCCAGCAGGCGCATCACCAACGAGGCACCGGCCGCGCTCCGCAAGGCCACCGCCGACCACACGGAGATCTACGAGGCGCTCGTGGCGCGCGACCCGGCACGGGCGCGCGAGGCGATGCGCAAGCACCTGGCCAACAACTCCACCCTCCTCGCGGAGAAGGAGAAGCAGACCAGGCGGGCCACCCGCCGCTAG
- a CDS encoding mandelate racemase/muconate lactonizing enzyme family protein, giving the protein MSSHGDLPAVTEEHVPTASRPSDLRITDLRVANVAGVPFRSSIIRIDTNQGLAGYGEVRDQASATYALVLKSRLVGENPCNVDRIFRKIKQFGHHGRQGGGVSGVEMALVDLAGKAYGVPAHALAGGRFRDEVRCYADTPSLPDPHEMGARLLERKRRGFTMLKMDVGVDLLWDVPGALIAPAGARADSTTMHPFTGIQVTAKGIEHLASYVDTVRSVVGYDVALAADHFGHIALDSCIRIGRALEPFTLAWIEDLIPWQLTDQWRQLTEAVAVPTCTGEDIYLLDGFRPLLDAGAIRVVHPDPATAGGIAETKRIGDYAQERGIPMALHLAASPIATMASVHLAAATENFLALEHHAADVEFWSDLVTDLPRPLIQDGHITVPDTPGLGFGAINEDLVSRLLDPHDPVFFAETTHWDRESSHDRLWS; this is encoded by the coding sequence ATGAGCTCGCACGGCGACCTCCCGGCGGTCACGGAGGAGCACGTCCCGACGGCGTCGCGGCCGAGCGACCTGCGCATCACCGACCTGCGGGTGGCCAACGTGGCCGGGGTGCCGTTCCGCTCGTCGATCATCAGGATCGACACCAACCAGGGCCTGGCCGGCTACGGGGAGGTGCGTGACCAGGCCAGCGCCACCTACGCGCTGGTGCTGAAGAGCAGGCTCGTCGGCGAGAACCCGTGCAACGTCGACAGGATCTTCCGCAAGATCAAGCAGTTCGGGCACCACGGCCGGCAGGGCGGCGGGGTCTCCGGCGTCGAGATGGCGCTGGTGGACCTCGCCGGCAAGGCCTACGGGGTGCCCGCGCACGCGTTGGCCGGGGGCCGGTTCCGCGACGAGGTCCGCTGCTACGCGGACACCCCGTCGTTGCCGGACCCGCACGAGATGGGCGCCCGGCTGCTGGAGCGCAAGCGGCGCGGGTTCACGATGCTGAAGATGGACGTGGGCGTCGACCTGCTGTGGGACGTGCCGGGGGCGCTGATCGCACCTGCGGGTGCCCGCGCGGACTCGACGACGATGCACCCGTTCACCGGGATCCAGGTCACCGCGAAGGGCATCGAGCACCTGGCGTCCTATGTGGACACAGTTCGGTCGGTGGTCGGCTACGACGTCGCGCTCGCCGCCGACCACTTCGGCCACATCGCCCTGGACTCCTGCATCCGGATCGGCCGCGCGCTGGAGCCGTTCACCCTGGCGTGGATCGAGGACCTGATCCCGTGGCAGCTGACCGACCAGTGGCGCCAGCTCACCGAGGCCGTCGCCGTCCCGACCTGCACGGGGGAGGACATCTACCTGCTGGACGGCTTCCGGCCGCTGCTCGACGCCGGCGCCATCCGCGTCGTGCACCCCGACCCGGCGACAGCGGGCGGGATCGCGGAGACCAAGCGGATCGGCGACTACGCGCAGGAACGCGGGATTCCGATGGCACTGCACCTGGCCGCGTCCCCGATCGCGACGATGGCGTCCGTGCACCTGGCCGCTGCCACGGAGAACTTCCTGGCACTCGAACACCACGCGGCCGATGTGGAGTTCTGGAGCGACCTCGTCACCGACCTGCCCCGCCCGCTCATCCAGGACGGCCACATCACCGTGCCGGACACACCGGGACTCGGTTTCGGTGCCATCAACGAGGATCTGGTCAGCCGCCTGCTCGACCCGCACGACCCGGTGTTCTTCGCCGAGACCACGCACTGGGACCGCGAGTCGAGCCACGACCGGCTGTGGAGCTGA
- a CDS encoding ABC transporter permease subunit, whose protein sequence is MTVLRTRPAPVPPAPRGTSSLTTSQRLLGRDWRLAAVFIGPTLVLVSGLILFPIVSSVFTSTTERHGAETVFVGLDNYTDLVGDTVFHTGVLNSFVFTAYAEIFKVVLGLIAALMLHHMRRGRAVVAGIILLPWVVPTVVTAFTWRSLFDPIFGSVNVLLTDSGIGPALAAIGLVDRWPAEWLSDPALAMPAVILVNVWKGIPFFTVTFLAGLKAIDSGLYEAAVVDGASAWQRFVHITLPGLRHIMIVTVLLSSIWTFNNFDLIWLMTQGGPGDATAPYVMVAYSKAIQQLQLGAGAAVTLVMLPVVAILVVVLVRVMRRSDLPGAGDLGRRRLTPAQRRALPWVVVAVSTLVLVWASPHIVWKAALVLGVFVVLAAAVGRVVSVLAARGNQLAARLVSGTGSGIALIGLLAFVLAPLYWMTVTAFKSDNQIVARTDDLWPTPWTTEQFTNLFNGRAFGTWYLNTLLVSVASTVIALVCAALAGYALARLKFRGSESFTVTILLTYVMPGALLFIPLYQMMSGIGLNDSLWALVLAYPTFTLPFATWLLVGYFKSIPADLEEAALVDGCTRFGAFLRIVLPLAKPGLLAVALFTLTNAWNEFLFAFVFITKDDYKTLPVGMQSMIFGDVVPQGQLAAASLLISIPVVVMYAFGQRFLTEGLTAGAVKG, encoded by the coding sequence GTGACCGTCCTGCGCACGCGGCCGGCGCCGGTTCCCCCGGCGCCGCGCGGGACGTCGTCGCTCACCACCTCGCAGCGGCTGCTCGGGCGCGACTGGCGCCTCGCGGCGGTGTTCATCGGGCCGACGCTGGTGCTAGTCAGCGGCCTGATCCTGTTCCCGATCGTCAGCTCGGTCTTCACCAGCACCACGGAACGCCACGGCGCCGAGACGGTCTTCGTCGGGCTGGACAACTACACCGACCTCGTCGGCGACACCGTGTTCCACACGGGCGTGCTCAACTCGTTCGTCTTCACCGCGTACGCCGAGATCTTCAAGGTCGTCCTCGGCCTCATCGCCGCGTTGATGCTGCACCACATGCGCCGCGGCCGGGCGGTCGTCGCCGGGATCATCCTGCTGCCGTGGGTGGTGCCGACCGTCGTCACGGCCTTCACCTGGCGGTCGCTGTTCGACCCGATCTTCGGCAGCGTCAACGTCCTGCTCACCGACTCCGGCATCGGGCCGGCGCTGGCCGCGATCGGGCTCGTCGACCGCTGGCCCGCGGAGTGGCTGTCCGACCCCGCGCTCGCGATGCCGGCGGTCATCCTGGTCAACGTCTGGAAGGGCATCCCGTTCTTCACGGTGACGTTCCTGGCCGGGCTCAAGGCGATCGACAGCGGACTGTATGAAGCGGCCGTTGTGGACGGTGCGTCGGCGTGGCAGCGCTTCGTGCACATCACGTTGCCCGGCCTGCGGCACATCATGATCGTGACCGTGCTGCTGTCGTCGATCTGGACGTTCAACAACTTCGACCTGATCTGGCTGATGACCCAGGGCGGGCCGGGCGACGCCACCGCCCCGTACGTGATGGTGGCCTACTCCAAGGCCATCCAGCAGCTGCAGCTGGGCGCGGGCGCCGCGGTCACGCTGGTGATGCTGCCCGTCGTCGCCATCCTCGTGGTCGTCCTCGTGCGGGTCATGCGGCGCAGCGACCTGCCCGGTGCGGGCGACCTGGGCCGCCGGCGGCTCACCCCGGCCCAGCGCCGGGCGCTGCCGTGGGTGGTCGTGGCGGTCTCGACGCTCGTGCTGGTCTGGGCCTCGCCGCACATCGTGTGGAAGGCGGCGCTCGTGCTCGGCGTGTTCGTCGTGCTCGCGGCGGCCGTCGGACGGGTCGTCTCCGTGCTCGCCGCACGGGGCAACCAGCTGGCCGCTCGCCTGGTCAGCGGCACCGGCTCGGGGATCGCGCTCATCGGTCTGCTCGCCTTCGTGCTCGCCCCGCTCTACTGGATGACGGTCACGGCCTTCAAGTCCGACAACCAGATCGTCGCGCGCACCGACGACCTGTGGCCGACGCCGTGGACCACCGAGCAGTTCACCAACCTGTTCAACGGCAGGGCGTTCGGCACCTGGTACCTCAACACGCTCCTGGTGTCGGTGGCGTCCACGGTGATCGCCCTGGTCTGCGCGGCGCTGGCCGGCTATGCGCTGGCACGGCTGAAGTTCCGCGGTTCGGAGAGCTTCACGGTGACGATCCTGCTCACCTACGTGATGCCGGGTGCGCTGCTGTTCATCCCGCTGTACCAGATGATGAGCGGCATCGGGCTCAACGACTCGTTGTGGGCGCTGGTGCTCGCCTACCCGACGTTCACGCTGCCGTTCGCGACCTGGCTGCTCGTCGGCTACTTCAAGTCGATCCCGGCCGACCTCGAGGAGGCCGCGCTGGTCGACGGCTGCACGCGGTTCGGCGCGTTCCTGCGGATCGTGCTGCCGCTGGCCAAACCGGGCCTGCTCGCGGTCGCGCTGTTCACGCTCACCAACGCGTGGAACGAGTTCCTGTTCGCGTTCGTGTTCATCACCAAGGACGACTACAAGACGCTGCCCGTCGGCATGCAGTCGATGATCTTCGGCGACGTCGTGCCGCAGGGGCAGCTGGCCGCGGCCTCGTTGCTGATCAGCATCCCGGTCGTGGTCATGTACGCGTTCGGGCAGCGGTTCCTGACCGAGGGCCTGACAGCGGGGGCGGTGAAGGGATGA
- a CDS encoding DoxX family membrane protein, producing the protein MTKTFKYLNVVVRILFGALFAFSGFTGLFGIGSQSTDGMSVEALAFATALGESGFIMPVVKVVELVAGIMLVVNRFAPLALALLAPLVVGIFGFHVLLEPSGAVIAVVLAVGEVYLAWVYRHAFVPMLRPTQAQVAA; encoded by the coding sequence ATGACGAAGACCTTCAAGTACCTCAACGTTGTCGTGCGCATCCTGTTCGGTGCGCTGTTCGCCTTCTCGGGTTTCACCGGGCTGTTCGGCATCGGTTCGCAGTCCACCGACGGCATGTCGGTCGAGGCGCTCGCGTTCGCCACGGCGCTCGGGGAGAGCGGGTTCATCATGCCGGTCGTCAAGGTCGTGGAGCTGGTGGCCGGGATCATGTTGGTGGTCAACAGGTTCGCGCCGCTGGCGTTGGCGTTGCTCGCTCCGCTGGTGGTCGGGATCTTCGGGTTCCACGTGCTGCTGGAGCCGAGTGGTGCGGTGATCGCGGTGGTGCTGGCGGTGGGCGAGGTCTACCTCGCGTGGGTCTACCGGCACGCGTTCGTGCCGATGCTGCGGCCCACCCAAGCGCAGGTGGCCGCCTGA
- a CDS encoding extracellular solute-binding protein, translating into MEEKADLSRRTFLGMSALGVLGLAGCGGGPAPAPQVDVQVPQALLDQASGLRGGSVGMLSQKLYAEAANQALDRSLQVFAQATGTTVRNDLVSGDAGDMVAKMEAEVKAGTARDLAFVSDLRFVGQLHNLGTLTDVTDVVEEMRKLYGEPATEAANYCVFGGRWFAIPYHFIGTGMYLRKDWYEEKGLPLKPHYTWEELRDNALEVSDPAKRRFGWGLTVNRSGDANGFIANVINCYGGAIADNTGTKVVFNSPETVDAVTFIGDIYTKPKYAPMLPPGIGSWTDSSNNENWLAQILGLTLNQYSVYADSKTKNNPVYGNTHPFNGATGPAIDTPLAYGQSNSFVVFKGAKNADLAKLVAKFMVSGTALLGVAKGAPCLVNPAWEKVWDSDPYYTSGDPAFTALREQTRTKLPLTTKTGFSFPQAPSPGEQAATAAYLLTDMMQSVIQGTTPADAVAATHARMVQVFEQQGYKQ; encoded by the coding sequence ATGGAAGAGAAAGCTGACTTATCCAGGCGCACCTTCCTCGGGATGAGCGCGCTGGGCGTGCTCGGTCTCGCCGGGTGCGGAGGAGGTCCCGCACCCGCGCCGCAGGTGGACGTCCAAGTGCCCCAGGCCCTGCTCGACCAGGCCTCCGGGCTGCGCGGCGGCTCGGTGGGGATGCTCTCGCAGAAGCTCTACGCGGAGGCCGCCAACCAGGCCCTCGACCGGTCGCTGCAGGTGTTCGCACAGGCCACCGGCACCACGGTGCGCAACGACCTGGTCTCCGGCGACGCGGGTGACATGGTCGCGAAGATGGAGGCCGAGGTGAAGGCCGGCACCGCGCGCGACCTGGCCTTCGTGAGCGACCTGCGGTTCGTCGGCCAGCTGCACAACCTGGGCACCCTCACCGACGTCACCGACGTGGTCGAGGAGATGCGCAAGCTCTACGGGGAGCCCGCGACGGAGGCGGCCAACTACTGCGTGTTCGGCGGCCGCTGGTTCGCGATCCCGTACCACTTCATCGGCACCGGGATGTACCTGCGCAAGGACTGGTACGAGGAGAAGGGCCTGCCGCTCAAACCCCACTACACGTGGGAAGAGCTGCGCGACAACGCCCTGGAGGTCTCCGACCCGGCGAAGCGGCGCTTCGGCTGGGGCCTCACGGTGAACCGCTCCGGCGACGCCAACGGGTTCATCGCGAACGTCATCAACTGCTACGGCGGGGCGATCGCGGACAACACCGGCACGAAGGTCGTCTTCAACTCGCCGGAGACCGTCGACGCCGTCACGTTCATCGGCGACATCTACACGAAACCGAAGTACGCGCCGATGCTGCCGCCCGGCATCGGGAGCTGGACCGACTCCAGCAACAACGAGAACTGGCTGGCCCAGATCCTCGGTCTCACGCTTAACCAGTACAGCGTCTACGCCGACTCCAAGACCAAGAACAACCCGGTCTACGGCAACACGCACCCGTTCAACGGCGCCACCGGACCGGCGATCGACACACCGCTCGCGTACGGCCAGTCCAACTCCTTCGTCGTGTTCAAAGGCGCGAAGAACGCCGACCTGGCCAAGCTGGTGGCGAAGTTCATGGTCAGCGGCACCGCGCTGCTCGGTGTCGCGAAGGGAGCGCCCTGCCTGGTCAACCCCGCCTGGGAGAAGGTGTGGGACTCCGACCCGTACTACACCAGCGGTGACCCGGCGTTCACGGCACTGCGCGAGCAGACCCGCACGAAGCTCCCGCTGACCACGAAGACCGGCTTCTCGTTCCCGCAGGCCCCGAGCCCCGGCGAGCAGGCCGCCACCGCCGCCTACCTGCTGACCGACATGATGCAGTCGGTCATCCAGGGCACCACACCGGCCGACGCGGTCGCCGCGACGCACGCCCGCATGGTCCAGGTGTTCGAGCAGCAGGGGTACAAGCAGTGA
- a CDS encoding threonine ammonia-lyase, whose product MLKTRLDLDRIHAARRHIDPVYLNTPLYRCDALGRRLGCTVSIKLETANPVRSFKGRGTELVTGLLAAQGRTAVVCASAGNLGQALAWSGGRRGLDVTVVASVRAPVAKLDRIRALGAELELVDGDIEMARERAVRIAGERGIRLLEDSLDIETCEGAATIGLELVDAEFDTVLIALGGGALATGVGHVLKSSGHAAEVICVQPAGAPALTRSWHERRVVTTESTDTIADGVAGRFPVPEVLDDLLAVADDAVLVQESSITAGMRLLLEHTGLVVEPSAALGVAAVLEDPERFAGRHVVTVVCGSNADLDAYLRWVR is encoded by the coding sequence GTGCTCAAGACGCGGCTCGATCTCGACCGGATCCACGCGGCCCGCCGCCACATCGACCCCGTCTACCTGAACACCCCGCTGTACCGGTGCGACGCGTTGGGACGCCGGCTCGGCTGCACCGTCAGCATCAAGCTGGAGACGGCGAACCCGGTGCGCAGCTTCAAAGGCCGCGGCACCGAGCTCGTCACCGGTCTGCTGGCCGCGCAGGGCCGCACCGCCGTCGTGTGCGCCAGCGCCGGCAACCTGGGTCAGGCCCTCGCCTGGTCAGGTGGCCGGCGCGGTCTCGACGTGACGGTCGTGGCGTCGGTGCGGGCGCCCGTGGCGAAGCTCGACCGGATCCGCGCGCTGGGCGCCGAACTGGAGCTGGTGGACGGCGACATCGAGATGGCACGCGAGCGGGCGGTGCGCATCGCGGGCGAACGCGGTATCCGGTTGCTTGAGGACAGTTTGGACATCGAGACGTGTGAAGGTGCCGCGACGATCGGCCTTGAGCTGGTGGACGCGGAGTTCGACACCGTGTTGATCGCGTTGGGCGGTGGCGCGCTGGCAACCGGTGTGGGTCACGTCCTGAAGAGCTCGGGGCACGCGGCCGAGGTGATCTGCGTGCAGCCCGCGGGTGCGCCGGCGTTGACCCGGTCGTGGCACGAACGCCGGGTCGTCACCACGGAGTCCACCGACACCATCGCCGACGGTGTGGCCGGCCGGTTCCCCGTCCCGGAGGTCCTGGACGACCTCCTCGCGGTGGCCGACGACGCCGTCCTGGTGCAGGAGTCGTCGATCACCGCCGGCATGCGGCTGTTGTTGGAGCACACGGGTTTGGTCGTCGAACCTTCGGCCGCGCTCGGCGTCGCGGCCGTGCTGGAGGACCCGGAGCGGTTCGCCGGGCGGCACGTCGTCACGGTGGTCTGCGGCAGCAACGCCGACCTCGACGCCTACCTCCGATGGGTTCGCTGA
- a CDS encoding TetR/AcrR family transcriptional regulator produces MDRKTTSRPGGRSARVQEAVHAAVRELDAELGREKLTVPLVAARAGVTPSTIYRRWGDLQALLSDIAVERLRPDSPPDDRGSLLADLRTWAEQFLDEMSSAPGRAYLRDALVGDPAGNAMRCSDYAADQIDVILRRAAERGERTVGTETVLDRVVAPIVYRVLCRPGPLAPGYAEGLVDDLLGN; encoded by the coding sequence GTGGACCGGAAGACGACATCGCGTCCTGGCGGCCGGAGCGCCCGCGTGCAGGAGGCGGTGCACGCGGCCGTGCGGGAGCTGGACGCCGAGCTGGGGCGGGAGAAGCTGACGGTGCCCCTGGTCGCGGCCAGGGCCGGCGTCACGCCGTCGACCATCTATCGCCGGTGGGGCGACCTGCAGGCGCTGCTGTCGGACATCGCGGTCGAACGGCTCCGGCCGGACTCCCCTCCCGACGACCGGGGCAGTCTCCTGGCCGACCTGCGGACGTGGGCCGAGCAGTTCCTCGACGAGATGTCGTCCGCGCCAGGGCGCGCCTACCTCCGCGACGCCCTCGTCGGTGATCCGGCCGGGAACGCCATGAGGTGCTCCGACTACGCGGCCGACCAGATCGACGTCATCCTGCGCCGGGCGGCCGAACGCGGCGAACGGACCGTCGGCACGGAGACCGTGCTCGACCGGGTGGTCGCGCCGATCGTCTACCGGGTTCTGTGCCGTCCCGGACCGCTCGCCCCCGGATACGCCGAAGGCCTGGTCGACGACCTCCTGGGGAACTGA
- a CDS encoding ribonuclease activity regulator RraA, whose amino-acid sequence MVETHDIVRPPAELSAGLAAIGSATASAELSRMGIRSAFIRGPVSWTPGVRVAGPALTLQFMPKREDLYPVDEYEEPEKQLHRHVMYHAQAGDMIVVDARGDMGSGVFGEMMLTYFKGRGGAGVVIDGCLRDTGEARKLGLGLWIRGATPNYHAQTDIVPTAVNVPVACGGTIVEPGDIVVADDDGAVVVPVKLAPAVLAVAQEHAEWEEFSRIRLSEGGDLRRYYPLSDEARPEYEQWRAEQGR is encoded by the coding sequence GTGGTCGAGACGCACGACATCGTTCGCCCGCCTGCCGAGCTCAGCGCGGGCCTCGCGGCCATTGGCAGTGCGACGGCCAGCGCCGAGCTCAGCAGGATGGGCATCCGCAGCGCTTTCATCCGCGGCCCGGTCTCGTGGACGCCCGGCGTGCGCGTCGCGGGACCGGCGTTGACGTTGCAGTTCATGCCGAAGCGCGAGGACCTCTACCCCGTCGACGAGTACGAGGAGCCGGAGAAGCAGTTGCACCGGCACGTCATGTACCACGCCCAGGCCGGCGACATGATCGTCGTCGACGCGCGCGGTGACATGGGCAGCGGTGTGTTCGGCGAGATGATGCTGACCTACTTCAAGGGTCGCGGCGGTGCCGGTGTGGTGATCGACGGGTGTCTGCGCGACACCGGTGAGGCCAGGAAGCTCGGGCTGGGGCTGTGGATCCGTGGTGCCACACCGAATTACCACGCTCAAACCGACATCGTGCCGACCGCCGTCAACGTGCCGGTGGCGTGCGGTGGCACGATCGTGGAGCCGGGCGACATCGTCGTCGCCGACGACGACGGGGCGGTCGTGGTGCCGGTCAAGCTCGCGCCCGCCGTGCTGGCTGTCGCTCAGGAACACGCGGAGTGGGAGGAGTTCTCCCGGATCCGGCTGTCCGAGGGCGGTGATCTGCGGCGGTACTACCCGCTGTCGGACGAGGCCAGGCCCGAGTACGAACAGTGGCGTGCCGAGCAGGGGCGCTGA
- a CDS encoding mandelate racemase/muconate lactonizing enzyme family protein, translating into MRIVNVTTAVVAYHGEATLVRIDTDEGLSGFGEANPDAGAGAVVGMINSLTPLLLGEDPRNVERCWEKLRRAKVFAGPQGGVFVIALSGIELALWDLAGKAAGQPVYRMLGGKFRDRIRLYADCGDGDDPAGSVAGCVDRAQRMVAEGFTAIKFDIDNLYHPAKFDTFNHTVNAAELRSMVDRVAAIREAIGPEVDLAIDLHARYDVPSACRISWALEPFDLMWLEEPLPAENVDALVRVRAQTRTPICAGENLYLRWGFRELLERGAVDFIEPDVPKCGGLAEAKKIANLAELHYIPFAPHLVSTPLGTMATSHQCASIPNFHVQEWHALDERAVWDSYVHAPDGSGSIVKDGYITLPDTPGIGVELDMDGVRAHAVEGYGVFE; encoded by the coding sequence ATGCGGATCGTGAACGTCACGACGGCGGTGGTGGCCTACCACGGCGAGGCCACCCTGGTGCGGATCGACACCGACGAGGGCCTCAGCGGGTTCGGCGAGGCCAACCCCGACGCCGGCGCGGGTGCCGTCGTCGGAATGATCAACTCGCTGACGCCCCTGCTGCTCGGCGAGGACCCGCGCAACGTCGAGCGGTGCTGGGAGAAGCTGCGCCGCGCCAAGGTCTTCGCCGGCCCCCAGGGCGGGGTGTTCGTGATCGCCCTGTCCGGGATCGAGCTCGCGCTGTGGGATCTCGCGGGCAAGGCCGCGGGCCAGCCGGTCTACCGGATGCTCGGCGGGAAGTTCCGCGACCGGATCCGGCTCTACGCCGACTGCGGCGACGGCGACGACCCCGCGGGCTCGGTCGCCGGGTGCGTCGACCGGGCCCAGCGGATGGTCGCCGAGGGCTTCACCGCCATCAAGTTCGACATCGACAACCTGTACCACCCCGCCAAGTTCGACACGTTCAACCACACCGTCAACGCCGCCGAGCTGCGCTCGATGGTCGACCGGGTGGCCGCCATCCGCGAGGCGATCGGCCCGGAGGTCGACCTGGCAATCGACCTGCACGCCCGCTACGACGTGCCGAGCGCGTGCCGGATCTCCTGGGCGCTCGAGCCGTTCGACCTGATGTGGCTGGAGGAACCGCTGCCGGCGGAGAACGTCGACGCGCTGGTCCGGGTCCGCGCGCAGACCCGGACCCCGATCTGCGCGGGCGAGAACCTCTACCTGCGCTGGGGTTTCCGCGAGCTGCTCGAACGCGGCGCGGTGGACTTCATCGAGCCGGACGTGCCGAAGTGCGGCGGCCTCGCCGAGGCCAAGAAGATCGCCAACCTCGCCGAGCTGCACTACATCCCGTTCGCACCGCACCTGGTCTCGACTCCGCTGGGCACGATGGCCACCTCCCACCAGTGCGCGTCGATCCCCAACTTCCACGTCCAGGAGTGGCACGCCCTCGACGAGCGCGCGGTGTGGGACAGCTACGTCCACGCGCCCGACGGGAGCGGCTCGATCGTGAAGGACGGCTACATCACGCTGCCCGACACCCCGGGCATCGGCGTGGAGCTCGACATGGACGGCGTCCGGGCGCACGCGGTGGAGGGCTACGGCGTGTTCGAGTAG
- a CDS encoding MBL fold metallo-hydrolase gives MVTWTVGTLTVHRIDEALAPPETGPWLLPEATPELVHRHPWLKPDFAADDGTLRLATHSFVVVGNGLRIVVDTGIGNGKTRANAAWHDLRTGYHDRLVDAGIGPDTVDLVLLTHLHTDHVGWNTHVVDGQWVPLFTNARYVTSKLEREFWADQTMEEPRLQMFRDSVHPVEDAGLLDLVEVGRNGVEVAEGVRLVPTPGHTPGHVAVELTSAGQTALITGDCLHHPVQIASPDVTSCADVDPGQARATRHALLESLANTETLLLGTHFPPPTAGRVVRDPDGARLVF, from the coding sequence ATGGTCACCTGGACCGTCGGGACCCTGACCGTGCACCGGATCGACGAGGCGCTCGCACCTCCCGAGACCGGCCCCTGGCTGCTCCCGGAAGCGACGCCCGAGCTCGTGCACCGCCACCCCTGGCTGAAACCCGACTTCGCCGCAGATGATGGAACGCTGCGGCTCGCCACCCACAGCTTCGTCGTCGTCGGCAACGGACTGCGGATCGTGGTCGACACGGGCATCGGCAACGGCAAGACGCGCGCGAACGCCGCGTGGCACGACCTCCGCACCGGATACCACGACCGGCTCGTGGACGCCGGGATCGGGCCCGACACAGTGGACCTCGTTCTGCTCACCCACCTGCACACCGACCACGTCGGCTGGAACACGCATGTGGTGGACGGCCAGTGGGTCCCCCTTTTCACGAACGCGCGCTATGTGACGTCGAAGCTCGAACGCGAGTTCTGGGCCGACCAGACCATGGAAGAGCCGCGGCTGCAGATGTTCCGCGACTCCGTGCACCCCGTCGAGGACGCCGGCCTGCTGGACCTGGTCGAGGTCGGCAGGAACGGCGTCGAGGTGGCCGAGGGCGTGCGACTCGTCCCGACTCCCGGCCACACCCCTGGCCACGTGGCGGTCGAGCTGACCAGCGCCGGCCAGACCGCCCTGATCACCGGCGACTGCCTGCACCACCCGGTCCAGATCGCGAGCCCCGACGTGACCAGCTGCGCCGACGTCGACCCCGGACAGGCCAGGGCGACCCGGCACGCATTGCTGGAGTCGCTCGCGAACACCGAGACCCTCCTGCTGGGCACGCACTTCCCGCCACCGACGGCGGGCCGGGTCGTCCGCGACCCGGACGGCGCCCGCCTGGTCTTCTGA